The following is a genomic window from Planctomycetia bacterium.
CTACCACTATCCGTACACCTACTACCCGCAGAATTTCTGGGGACCGGACTACTACAAGAGCTCCGAGAGCCTGTACTTCCGCTACCCGCCCGAGATGCGGATCCCGGTCTACAACAAGCGCTGGCACAACGAGTATCCGGAAGCTCGCAAGTATCACCGCG
Proteins encoded in this region:
- a CDS encoding calmodulin-binding protein, whose product is MLPAGEAAAQQAYGRAWGHTYSTTDWERFYHYPYTYYPQNFWGPDYYKSSESLYFRYPPEMRIPVYNKRWHNEYPEARKYHRGHHFILDTF